ttatacttaaatgTAAAAAATTAAGTTTTGTCGTATGTCAGCCAGTGttcactgctgtgtgtgtgtgttcagtagtGACTCAGACAATATCCCAGCATTGTGTATATCACAGCATCTCTcggttaccattcagtaagcacACATTCAAATTTTTGTGCTGGATCGAACCGtctttgtattaaaccccaaagaaggtgacgagcaagaggaaaaacccatcacacgtgctgatagatctggcaagaagctgaggaagatGCTTGATTTGGAATTATAAGGTAATTGCccagtatgaaggaggaaaaaagttaaatGTGATTGCACGtaatctacagttgtcccatttaaGTCTCCActattttaaaggacaaagaaaacatgcttgaagcagtgaaaggttcagcaagtatgaagtctacagTAATGACAAAGCAATGACAGCCCATCCACGAAATGAAAAAGTTGATGCTGTGCATAGATCAAATTTAAAAACGTGTACtgctaagcttactaacaatttaaaggagggagtgggtgaggataaCATTAAGAACCTCACAgtaagtcatggttggttcaatagatttaaaagaagaaaaagcttgCACAGTGTTTGAGTCACAAGtaaagcagcaagtgctgatgaaggagctgccaaaaatgtaaagaataaatcaaagcattttttttaataaatcataAGAGTGATTTtatacattttcatttcaaaaaTCTGGTTAGATAATCACAATAGAACTTGCATGATGTAAAAGATAAAAATGATTAGATATGAACCAAAGAACCTTAGATGAAAGGCAGaatgaaactacagaatcatataaagctggttaataaaaaacaagATGATTATGATAGAAAtttagtatgataaatgaatgctgtacaggtatatgaattctacttgccatgctgtacaggtatatgaattctactTGCCATGCTGACATACTTTCTACTTGTGTCCATTTTGCTATCCAACCAGTTGGTCAGAACTCAGATGTGTATTGGGGATAGGTAGTAGTAAGAAACTTTAACATAAATGAGAAAGTTCATTTTCACCTATAGACTCTGGATATTAAACTTAAGGTTATTTATGAGCaatgagacatatatatacagtacctGGCCAACTCTGGTGATGAGTACATagatggtggaaggggagggggttgacatGCCATTTGTGGGCAGTACTAGGGCATGAGAAGCAGTTAAGTAAGTCATATACCATTTTCTGGGTGGTAGGCTTTGTGAATATTaacaagagagtggatgtgtaagTAAGGCTGTTATTTGTTTTTTCCTGATGATGCCTTGCAAAAGTGGGAGAAACATTTGTGTGTGAGAAGATAGAATGATGACTCTATATCTGTTGTGTGTATCCATCATgcttggggaaaaaaattgaagtgaattgttttagatatctgggagtggacttcgcagtgaatggaaccatagaagcagaagtgagtcacagggcactgaagggggcgaaggttctgggagcgatgaagaatgtgtgaaaggagataacATCATATCAAAGAGctaaaatgggtgtgtttaaaggaatggtagttccagcaatattatatggttgcgaggcatgggctgtagtgttgtatggaggatggtagaagttttggaaatgaaatgtttgaggacagtatgttctgtaaggtggtttgatcaagtaagtaatgaaagggtaagagatatgtgtgcttgaaagagcagaagagggtttggatggtattgctgtggaatttattaaaaaagggggtgactgtattgttgactggttggtaaggttatttaatgtatgtatgactcatggtgaggtgcctgaggattggcggaatgcgtgcatagtgccattgtgcaaagggataagagtgagtgctcaaattacagaggtataagtttgtttagtattcatggtaagttatatgggagggtattgattgagagggtgaaggtatgtacagagcatcagattggggaagagcagtgtggtttcagaagtggtagaggatgtgtggatcaggtgtttgctttgaagaatgtatgtgagaaatacttagaaaagcaaatgggtttgtgtgtagcatttatggatctggagaaggcatatgatagagttgatagaaatgctctgtggaaggtattaagaatatatggtgtgggaggcaagttgttagaagcagtgaaaagtttttatcgaggatgtaaggcatgtgtacgtgtaggaagagagaaaagtgattggttctcagtgaatgtaggtttgcggcaggggtgtgtgatgtctccatggttgtttaatttgtctatggatggtgttgttagggaggtgaatgcaagagttttagaaagaggggcaagtatgaagtctgttgtggatgagagagcttgggaagtgagtcagttgttcgctgatgatacagcgatggtggctgattcatgtgagaaactgcagaagctggtgactgagtttggtaaagtgtgtgaaagaagaaagttaagagtaaatgtgaataagagcaaggttattaggtacagggttgagggtcaagtcaattgggaggtaagtttgaatgaagaaaaactggaggaagtaaagtgttttagatatctgggagtggatctggcagcggatggaaccatggaagcggatgtgaatcatagggtcggggagggggcgaaaatcctgggagccttgaagaatgtgtggaagtcgagaacattatctcggaaagcaaaaatgggtgtgtttgaaggaatagtggttccaacaatgttgtatggttgcgaggcgtgggctatgtatagagttgtgcggaggaggatggatgtgctgggataagatgtttgaggactgtgtggtgtgaggtggtttgatcgagtaagtaatgtaagggtaccaaatcattttccctaaccctctcactttgcacaccacctcgaccaaaacaccctatatctgccactctatcatcaaacacattcaacaaaccttcaaaatactcactccatctccttctcacatcaatacTACTTatcactttttatatatatatttatttatttatttatttatttttgccgctgtctcccgcgtttgcgaggtagcgcatggaaacagacgaaagaaatggtccaacccacccccatacacatgtatatacatacgtccacacgcaaatattcatacctacacagctttccatggtttaccccagacgcttcacatgccctgattcaatgcactgacagcacgtcaaccctggtataccacatcgatccaattcactctattccttgccctcctttcaccctcctgcatgttcaggcccgatcacacaaaatctttttcactccctctttccacctccaatttggtctcccacttctcctcgttccctccacctccgacacatatatcctcttggtcaatctttcctcactcattctctccatgtgcccaaaccatttcaaaacaccctcttctgctctctcaaccacgctctttttatttccacacatctctcttacccttatgttacttactcgatcaaaccacctcacaccacacattgtcctcaaacatctcatttccagcacatccatcctcctgcgcacaactctatccatagcccacgcctcgcaaccatacaacattgttggaaacactattccttcaaacatagccatttttgctttctgaggtaatgttctcgacttccacaggctcccagaattttcgccccctcccccaccctatgatccacttccgcttccatggttccatcgctgccagatccactccagatatctaaaacactttacttctccagttttttctccattcaaacttactccccaattgacttgaccctcaaccctactgtacctaataaccttggctcttattcacatttattatatatatatatatatatatatatatatatatatatatatatatatatatatatatatatatatacacatatataaatgtgaataagagcaaggttattaggtacagtaggggtgagggtcaagtcaattgggaggtgagtttggaatggagaaaaactggaggaagtgaagtgttttagatatctgggagtggatctgtcagcggatggaaccatgaagcggaatgtggttcatagggtgggggagggggcgaaaattctgggaagccttgaaaaatgtgtggaagtcgagaacactatctcggaaagccaaaaatgggtatgtttgagggaatagtggttccaacaatgttgtaaggttgcgaggcgtgggctatggatagagatgtgcgcaggaggatggatgtgctggaaatgagatgtttgaggacaatgtgtggtgttgaggtggtttgatcgagtaagtaacgtaagggtaaggagagatgtgtggaaataaaaagagcgtggttgagagagcagaagagggtgttttgaaatggtttgggcacatggagagaatgagtgaggatgagattgaccaagaggatatatgtgtcggaggggtgGATGGGaatcaaggagaagagggagaccaaattggaggtggaaagatggagtgaaaaagattttgtgtgatcggggcctgaacatgcaggagggtgaaggagggcaagaatagagtgaattggagtcatgtggtatacaggggttgacgtgctgtcagtggattgaagcaaggcatgtgaagcgtctgggggtaaaccatcggaaagctgtgtaggtatgtatatttgcgtgtgtggacgtgtgtatgtacatgtgtatggggggggggggttggccatttctttcgtctgtttccttgcgctacctcgcaaacgcgggacgacggcgacaaagtataaaaaaaaaaaaaaaaaaaatatatatatatatatcttttcttttctttcaaactattcgctatttcccgcattagcgaggtagcgttaagaacagagaactgggtctttgagggaatatcctcacctggcccccttctctgttccttcttttggaaaattaaaaaaatatatatatatatatatatatatatatatatatatatatatgagagggtgaaggcatgtacagagcatcagattggggaacagcaatgcggtttcagaagtggtagatgtgtggatcaggtgtttgctttgaagaatgtatgtgagaaataattagaaaagcaaatggatttgtatgtagcatttatggatcagaaggcatatgatagagttgatagagatgctctgtggaaggtgttaagaatatatggtgtgggaggcaagttgttagaagcagtgaaaagtttttatcgaggatgtaaggcatgtgtaaattcaggaagagaggaaaatgattggctctcagtgaatgttggtttgcggcaggggtgcgtgatgtttccatggttgtttagtttgtttgtggatggggttgttagggaggtgaatggaagagttttggaaagaggggcaagtatgcagtctgttgtggatgaaagagcttgggaagtgagtcggttgttgtttgctgatgatacagcgctggtggctgattcgggtgagaaactgcagaagctggtgactgagtttggtaaagtgtgggaaagaagaaagctgagagtaaatgtgaataagagcaaggttattaggtatagtagggttgagggacaagtcaattgggaggtaagtttgaatggagaaaaactggaggaagtgaagtgttttagatatctaggagtggatttagctgcggatggagccattgaagcagaagtgaatcatagggtgggtgagggggcgaaagttttgggagcattgaaaaatgtgtggaagtcgagaatgttatcttggaaagcaaaaatgggtatgtttgaaggaatagtggttccaacaacgttatatggttgtgaggcatgggctatagataagagttgtgcagaggagggtggatgtgctggaaatgagatgtttgaggacaatatgtggtgtgaggtggtttgatcgagtaagtaatgtaagggtaagagagatatgtggtgataaaaagtgtggttgagagagcagcagagagtgttttgaaatggtttgatcacatggagagaatgagtgaggaaagattgaccaagaggatatatgtgtcggaggtggagggaatgaggagaagtgggagaccaagttggaggtggaaagattgagtgaaaaagattttgagtgatcggggcctgaacatgcaggagggtgaaaggcatgcaaggaatagagtgaattgaatcgatgtggtataccggggtcgacgtgctgtcaatggattgaaccagggcagcgtctgggataaaccatggaaatttttgtagggcctggatgtggaaaaggaggtgtggttttggtgcacttctgaagtgagaatgttggagagaagatagtggtgagagtaagtgagcttggaaaggagacttgtgtgaggaagtatccggagagattgagtgtagaatggcaaaaggtgagagcaaatgattgaagaatgggatgtttgtagggaagcaatgatggcatgtacaagagatgcatgtggcaggagaaagggtagtgagtggtgggatgaacagttaaagttgttagtgaatgagaaaagagaggcatttgagtgATActagcaaggaaggagtgcaaatgactgggaagtgtataagagaaagtggcaaaaggtgtaagggttgaagaatggagcaaatgagtgttggggtgaaagtatcattaaacttttgggagaaaagATGTTtcgtaaggaggtaaataaggtgtgtaaggcaagagaacaaatgggaacattggtggaaGGGAcagatggggaagtgataacaggtagtcaTGAAAGGGGcagaggggaaagtgataacaggtagtgaggaagtgagatgagtgagtattttgaaggattgttgaatgtgtttgatgatagagtggctgatgtagggtattttggttggggtggtgtgtgtgaagcgagagagtcagggagagtggtttggtttaaagagaagtgatggtgaaagccttgcttaagatgaaatccagaaagacatcgggtttggatgatttgtattacagttgaatttattaggaaagtgggtgactgtgttgcttgaGGATACTTTGCAAATGAAGTCACCTTCGATGAGGCTTTATCAGTGTTAGGACAGCCTTTTCAAAGATCTTGCTCCAAAAGTGTTGGTGTTTTCTTGCAACTGGAATTAGTGCAGCCTTATGCTGCAGGAGCATATAGAAGGGTTCTGGATGACATTTGGACTTGTAAAAATTGATCCTTAGGTAACTCAATGTAAAAATTGTAAAAATTGATCCTTAGGTAACTCAATGTAAAAATTGGTCCTTGGGTAACTCAATGAATAGATGAATTGTGTACATATCTGTGTACTTACCTTTCTACCCAAGAACTATCTTTGTACTTTCCTTCCTACCCTAGAAACCCCTTCTTTTGTACTTTCCTTCCTGCCGTAGAAACCCCTTCTTTTGTACTTTCTTTTCTATCCTAGAAACCCCTCCCTTCATCCATGTCCACCAAGCAGGCTCACAGGTTTTAGAATGGggtgaggtgtgtatgtccatGGGTTAAGCAAAGAGCAGTTGGGGAGTAAGTCTTCAGTATGGAAGATTCATCTTTGGCAAGATAGATTTTTTGATATGTTGAAATCATatttgcataggaaaaataggtggTGTCCAAAACACAATGAGAAAGTGTATTGTACATAAATGAGGAGTATAGTTTCACTTGGGTGTTTGCATGGTGGGTTGGTGTTTACTATTTGGCTGGTAGAGTGTTTGCTTAATTTTGTATGGTCAATATGGGGTGTATATGTTTTATGTTTATTCTGGTGAGGGAGATCTATGAATGAAGTTTATTGAAATGTGAGATAGGATTCAGATTTTTATTCTTGCTCCGAGGATGATGGTTGGGTATGGGGCAGTTTAAAGGCAAAGGGTCAAATTGTATTGTAAAATGATTGCACAGCATATTAGAATGGGGTTCATATAGGAAGGATATTTTTGTAGGTGTTGAATGTTTACATCGATGTTGTATGGCTCTTTCTTACTTTTTAGGGTATTGGCACTAatagtgtccttttttttttcagcataccTACACTGATGCTACTTTAGCATGTGAAGGAAAGTTTTTCCCAGTGCACAAACTTGTGATGTCAACGTGTAGTGATTACTTTGCTGAAATTTTTGAAAAGACTCCTTGTAAAAATCCAGTAGTTGTGCTCAAAGACATTAAAAAGTCAGATTTAGAGGCCTTGTTAGATTATATGTACATAGGTGAAGTTGATGTGAGGCAGAGTGAGCTAGCGGGACTCATTAAAGCTGCCGAGTGTTTAAGAATTAAAGGTCTCGCTGTCCCAGATGAGGATCCAACCAAAGCCCAGAAAAAAGGGCCCATTAGTGTACCTGAAAGAAGGGAGGACAGTCCCCCCGCAAAACGAAAAAGACGGGAATCTGGAGGAGACCGTGGAAGGGCCCCTTCACCCCCAATCTCACGGGGGTCCTCCCAGTcgtcttcctcccacctcccttccacATCATCAGTGCCTAGTCAAGCACCCCCTCAACTATCAAATGTACCTGAGTCACATGTGCCATCACAATCTATGCCCCCACCACCTAATGTATCCCAGGAGACACGACATTTAGACAGTGGGCGTGGTAGACAAGACACCCACTCACAGTCGACACAACAACACCCATCACAAATATCTTCCTTAAGACCGTCTCCAGATCCATCGTCCTTACGTTCTCCTCCAAGTAGTGGACCTGAGTCATCTCACCCACCTACTGCATCGCCTAGATCATCTGACCCATCCATCCTTCCAGTTCAAATGATTAAGGTTGAGGTAGATGATACTGCAGATAACTCTGGAACAAAAGATTCTCATggggagagagatgaagggagtgAGATGGATGGGGATGAAGAGGAGACTAGTAACGATTTCTCAGAATACCAAAGTCATGGTGgtgaaatagaaaaagaggaacatGACCAAATGGACTCGTACAATGCAGACCAAATACCTGGGCCTTCAGGCCTTCAAGGGGTAAGTGTGAAATTTTATTGTTGTCAGTTTAGCTCACTTTTGCATCAGACTTAGGTTTTTGCATGTGAATACTGAATGCTACTTTGTGTTTCTCAGTGCATTCTCTATTTATGATAAAAGCTGTTTTTCTGATCTGCTATGTTGAGATATTTTATGATTTTTGAAAAAGATACACTATAATTATgactgaaaaaatataaaagtataaaagATCTTTGTTGAGTAATAGATGATTCAAAGTGAAATGTAGAGTAAGAGCTGTGTATCATGCAAGACCTCATGATGGTGATGTGTAGTGCCTTATATCAACATATCACTACTGTGTAAATTTGTGATACTTGTTTTGGTCTTGCCCTTTATCATGCATTTTTTCAGAAATTATATTGTAAACAACAAGCAGTTAAATGCCATAACTTCATTACTATGATAATTATCACTTTGTGATGCTGCTTTTGATCTCTTCGTGCATGTTCTTATAGATGATTGTAATTGCATACAGTAGATGGTAAGTGTCGTAAATTTTCTATTATGAAGTAAATTGCTGGCATATATACTACCACTAGT
The sequence above is a segment of the Panulirus ornatus isolate Po-2019 chromosome 12, ASM3632096v1, whole genome shotgun sequence genome. Coding sequences within it:
- the LOC139751952 gene encoding uncharacterized protein isoform X31 — protein: MTVPVSTRARSKMEDGLLSLKWNNHRSTFFHILSEVRGKHTYTDATLACEGKFFPVHKLVMSTCSDYFAEIFEKTPCKNPVVVLKDIKKSDLEALLDYMYIGEVDVRQSELAGLIKAAECLRIKGLAVPDEDPTKAQKKGPISVPERREDSPPAKRKRRESGGDRGRAPSPPISRGSSQSSSSHLPSTSSVPSQAPPQLSNVPESHVPSQSMPPPPNVSQETRHLDSGRGRQDTHSQSTQQHPSQISSLRPSPDPSSLRSPPSSGPESSHPPTASPRSSDPSILPVQMIKVEVDDTADNSGTKDSHGERDEGSEMDGDEEETSNDFSEYQSHGGEIEKEEHDQMDSYNADQIPGPSGLQGGPPVLGWGEEGEAGFPHNLFGGDDPAAQQAVGQGLVSSGREKFVDNHAAWSNRWILAKYYCTVCGKNFRQLEDLRRHLRTHTGEKPYACPFCDHRSTQLGHLKDHVKRRHNHTGKVPGQGTNQRRPY
- the LOC139751952 gene encoding uncharacterized protein isoform X1 — its product is MTVPVSTRARSKMEDGLLSLKWNNHRSTFFHILSEVRGKHTYTDATLACEGKFFPVHKLVMSTCSDYFAEIFEKTPCKNPVVVLKDIKKSDLEALLDYMYIGEVDVRQSELAGLIKAAECLRIKGLAVPDEDPTKAQKKGPISVPERREDSPPAKRKRRESGGDRGRAPSPPISRGSSQSSSSHLPSTSSVPSQAPPQLSNVPESHVPSQSMPPPPNVSQETRHLDSGRGRQDTHSQSTQQHPSQISSLRPSPDPSSLRSPPSSGPESSHPPTASPRSSDPSILPVQMIKVEVDDTADNSGTKDSHGERDEGSEMDGDEEETSNDFSEYQSHGGEIEKEEHDQMDSYNADQIPGPSGLQGGPPVLGWGEEGEAGFPHNLFGGDDPAAQQACGPGTLTATGAETTRLMSCPPPIWSSREVVAGSSTGWTMGQGRTASSIVAERHYPCLYCHYSSRSRVDLNKHIRTHTGEKPYKCPFCVYMSGDKSNFRRHLLGVHKIKYTELQPRSSQSSGLSPQSPSQTPKLAPQPLPTQHPKPSSLSLPTQLSKLPSQSVSSQIPKQSPVPSSQLTSPSPLPLLPQTSNTSSQLTPSQSQPAVASHPPQLLDSPLLSYSDSSSHTS
- the LOC139751952 gene encoding uncharacterized protein isoform X5, which codes for MTVPVSTRARSKMEDGLLSLKWNNHRSTFFHILSEVRGKHTYTDATLACEGKFFPVHKLVMSTCSDYFAEIFEKTPCKNPVVVLKDIKKSDLEALLDYMYIGEVDVRQSELAGLIKAAECLRIKGLAVPDEDPTKAQKKGPISVPERREDSPPAKRKRRESGGDRGRAPSPPISRGSSQSSSSHLPSTSSVPSQAPPQLSNVPESHVPSQSMPPPPNVSQETRHLDSGRGRQDTHSQSTQQHPSQISSLRPSPDPSSLRSPPSSGPESSHPPTASPRSSDPSILPVQMIKVEVDDTADNSGTKDSHGERDEGSEMDGDEEETSNDFSEYQSHGGEIEKEEHDQMDSYNADQIPGPSGLQGGPPVLGWGEEGEAGFPHNLFGGDDPAAQQAVGVRHLSSAVCGPELEEQRPLFHQLGGDLDRLFTCTVCSYTFKRRWLLKRHMRTHTGEKPFQCSLCNYAAGTKQTLKMHFRTHTGEKPFPCPHCDYRAAQKSDLKTHSRTHTGDRPFPCPHCPYAASQRAVLRRHLRTHTDKKHFACPECSFVAPHQIQYDIHMLTH
- the LOC139751952 gene encoding uncharacterized protein isoform X20; the protein is MTVPVSTRARSKMEDGLLSLKWNNHRSTFFHILSEVRGKHTYTDATLACEGKFFPVHKLVMSTCSDYFAEIFEKTPCKNPVVVLKDIKKSDLEALLDYMYIGEVDVRQSELAGLIKAAECLRIKGLAVPDEDPTKAQKKGPISVPERREDSPPAKRKRRESGGDRGRAPSPPISRGSSQSSSSHLPSTSSVPSQAPPQLSNVPESHVPSQSMPPPPNVSQETRHLDSGRGRQDTHSQSTQQHPSQISSLRPSPDPSSLRSPPSSGPESSHPPTASPRSSDPSILPVQMIKVEVDDTADNSGTKDSHGERDEGSEMDGDEEETSNDFSEYQSHGGEIEKEEHDQMDSYNADQIPGPSGLQGGPPVLGWGEEGEAGFPHNLFGGDDPAAQQATLNVEKPFACPICPYSTFRRNHLDIHLRTHTGEKPYRCTLCPYAASTNQNLKRHCRIHTGEKPFACPHCPYRATQSSDLKNHIRIHTGDKPFPCPYPNCTYAASQSSMLRRHLRNHVEESAMSSQ
- the LOC139751952 gene encoding uncharacterized protein isoform X8, with translation MEDGLLSLKWNNHRSTFFHILSEVRGKHTYTDATLACEGKFFPVHKLVMSTCSDYFAEIFEKTPCKNPVVVLKDIKKSDLEALLDYMYIGEVDVRQSELAGLIKAAECLRIKGLAVPDEDPTKAQKKGPISVPERREDSPPAKRKRRESGGDRGRAPSPPISRGSSQSSSSHLPSTSSVPSQAPPQLSNVPESHVPSQSMPPPPNVSQETRHLDSGRGRQDTHSQSTQQHPSQISSLRPSPDPSSLRSPPSSGPESSHPPTASPRSSDPSILPVQMIKVEVDDTADNSGTKDSHGERDEGSEMDGDEEETSNDFSEYQSHGGEIEKEEHDQMDSYNADQIPGPSGLQGGPPVLGWGEEGEAGFPHNLFGGDDPAAQQARLLTGLGGTSGHPLSVTLHQDHHQHLQHRQDDVMMPYRCPFCSRRFRRRDGLVLHVRTHTGERPYACPHCPVAFAQKSHLNRHIRTVHKVEPNAHLAAHMNFNNDTSGSSQNEILGHGASHTGNKIETAKADNQNCDTNESDLHIPSPLFPHVQISNDTSGSTLNQD
- the LOC139751952 gene encoding uncharacterized protein isoform X9 yields the protein MTVPVSTRARSKMEDGLLSLKWNNHRSTFFHILSEVRGKHTYTDATLACEGKFFPVHKLVMSTCSDYFAEIFEKTPCKNPVVVLKDIKKSDLEALLDYMYIGEVDVRQSELAGLIKAAECLRIKGLAVPDEDPTKAQKKGPISVPERREDSPPAKRKRRESGGDRGRAPSPPISRGSSQSSSSHLPSTSSVPSQAPPQLSNVPESHVPSQSMPPPPNVSQETRHLDSGRGRQDTHSQSTQQHPSQISSLRPSPDPSSLRSPPSSGPESSHPPTASPRSSDPSILPVQMIKVEVDDTADNSGTKDSHGERDEGSEMDGDEEETSNDFSEYQSHGGEIEKEEHDQMDSYNADQIPGPSGLQGGPPVLGWGEEGEAGFPHNLFGGDDPAAQQAYDDGDVDPGEAGDDLYDDVGAAGMGGLEGYPIGMLPQSLLCPHCGRSYTHKSTLRRHLRAHTADKPYGCGMCGYRAIQRSDVTRHMRTHTGEKPYSCPHCWHRASQSGDLDRHIVSVHPDRCHECQICTHRAPTRASMVMHVRKKHA
- the LOC139751952 gene encoding uncharacterized protein isoform X24, which codes for MEDGLLSLKWNNHRSTFFHILSEVRGKHTYTDATLACEGKFFPVHKLVMSTCSDYFAEIFEKTPCKNPVVVLKDIKKSDLEALLDYMYIGEVDVRQSELAGLIKAAECLRIKGLAVPDEDPTKAQKKGPISVPERREDSPPAKRKRRESGGDRGRAPSPPISRGSSQSSSSHLPSTSSVPSQAPPQLSNVPESHVPSQSMPPPPNVSQETRHLDSGRGRQDTHSQSTQQHPSQISSLRPSPDPSSLRSPPSSGPESSHPPTASPRSSDPSILPVQMIKVEVDDTADNSGTKDSHGERDEGSEMDGDEEETSNDFSEYQSHGGEIEKEEHDQMDSYNADQIPGPSGLQGGPPVLGWGEEGEAGFPHNLFGGDDPAAQQAQGGGVGCGGGTLGDVARQTTGVRWGMVLQEEAAQNDLATSEKPYRCPLCPHRARRKDSLIRHLRMHTGERPYRCPTCPYAAIQKSDLDRHLRSRHTHQLIVTQHLTAASLSFPPQAYLTSRSPTLPQAPHR
- the LOC139751952 gene encoding uncharacterized protein isoform X30, whose translation is MTVPVSTRARSKMEDGLLSLKWNNHRSTFFHILSEVRGKHTYTDATLACEGKFFPVHKLVMSTCSDYFAEIFEKTPCKNPVVVLKDIKKSDLEALLDYMYIGEVDVRQSELAGLIKAAECLRIKGLAVPDEDPTKAQKKGPISVPERREDSPPAKRKRRESGGDRGRAPSPPISRGSSQSSSSHLPSTSSVPSQAPPQLSNVPESHVPSQSMPPPPNVSQETRHLDSGRGRQDTHSQSTQQHPSQISSLRPSPDPSSLRSPPSSGPESSHPPTASPRSSDPSILPVQMIKVEVDDTADNSGTKDSHGERDEGSEMDGDEEETSNDFSEYQSHGGEIEKEEHDQMDSYNADQIPGPSGLQGGPPVLGWGEEGEAGFPHNLFGGDDPAAQQAGAAGVGVGILGARLARIGGSVGTGVHRGSVLDCLVCGRGFGRLEDLRRHVRTHTGEKPYTCPLCTFRAAVMSSVYRHMRTVHNIDTRAMQSLNVSHLPT
- the LOC139751952 gene encoding uncharacterized protein isoform X4, encoding MTVPVSTRARSKMEDGLLSLKWNNHRSTFFHILSEVRGKHTYTDATLACEGKFFPVHKLVMSTCSDYFAEIFEKTPCKNPVVVLKDIKKSDLEALLDYMYIGEVDVRQSELAGLIKAAECLRIKGLAVPDEDPTKAQKKGPISVPERREDSPPAKRKRRESGGDRGRAPSPPISRGSSQSSSSHLPSTSSVPSQAPPQLSNVPESHVPSQSMPPPPNVSQETRHLDSGRGRQDTHSQSTQQHPSQISSLRPSPDPSSLRSPPSSGPESSHPPTASPRSSDPSILPVQMIKVEVDDTADNSGTKDSHGERDEGSEMDGDEEETSNDFSEYQSHGGEIEKEEHDQMDSYNADQIPGPSGLQGGPPVLGWGEEGEAGFPHNLFGGDDPAAQQALQGPDLARRAWESLSESLAARLASSAPPSRPPHRLGGSQLHSGGSTVTSDRPHMCPLCPYRATTRDSLARHIRTHTGERPFKCSYCPYRAIQKSDVDKHIRRRHKDAVSNWLGVTPACITNILSNVSNLTYTQPTTTAWQGTHTCQSGGSTVLTDSSPPYTSPPNNDT